One Phocaeicola dorei genomic region harbors:
- a CDS encoding 3-deoxy-D-manno-octulosonic acid transferase: protein MIYNLVIYIYLFGVKVVGLFSAKPAKMVKGHREVFDILRNKIDKNARYIWFHAASLGEFEQGRPLIERIRKEHPEYKILQTFFSPSGYEVRKNYQGADLVCYLPFDTPRNVRRFVELANPCMVFFIKYEFWQNYLNELHRRGIPTYSVSSIFRPNQIFFRWYGKRYSEVLRTFAHLFVQNEVSKKLLATIGVTDVTVVGDTRFDRVLDICHQAKQLPLVEKFKGGSLTFVAGSSWGPDEDIFIKYFNEHPEMKLVIAPHVVSDSHLKEILDKVKRPCIRYTEATEENVTQADCLIIDCYGLLSSIYRYGEISYIGGGFGVGIHNVLEAAVYGIPVIFGPNNKKFREAQHLLEQKGGFEVTGYDDFKRLMDKFLSDKACLQQAGKAAGNYVNHNAGALEKIMKDITL, encoded by the coding sequence ATGATTTATAACTTAGTCATCTATATTTATCTATTCGGGGTGAAGGTTGTCGGCCTGTTCAGTGCCAAGCCTGCCAAAATGGTAAAAGGACACCGGGAGGTATTTGATATCTTGCGTAACAAGATAGACAAAAACGCCCGTTATATTTGGTTTCATGCAGCTTCATTGGGTGAGTTCGAACAGGGACGCCCTTTGATAGAACGTATCCGTAAGGAGCATCCCGAATATAAAATATTGCAGACATTCTTTTCTCCCTCAGGGTATGAAGTGAGAAAGAACTACCAGGGGGCAGACCTTGTCTGCTATCTGCCTTTCGACACTCCGCGTAATGTCCGTCGGTTTGTAGAATTGGCTAACCCCTGTATGGTGTTTTTTATCAAGTATGAATTTTGGCAGAATTACTTGAATGAGTTGCATAGGAGAGGTATTCCCACCTATAGCGTATCTTCCATTTTCCGTCCCAATCAGATTTTTTTCCGTTGGTATGGGAAGAGATATAGTGAGGTGCTGAGGACTTTTGCTCATTTGTTTGTACAGAATGAAGTTTCCAAAAAATTACTGGCAACAATTGGTGTGACCGATGTGACAGTTGTGGGCGATACTCGTTTTGACCGCGTGCTGGATATCTGCCATCAAGCCAAGCAGCTTCCGCTGGTGGAGAAGTTCAAAGGTGGCTCGTTGACTTTTGTTGCAGGCAGCTCATGGGGACCGGATGAGGATATTTTTATCAAGTATTTCAATGAGCATCCTGAGATGAAACTGGTTATTGCTCCTCATGTGGTGAGCGACAGTCATTTGAAAGAGATTTTAGATAAGGTGAAACGTCCGTGCATCCGCTATACCGAGGCTACGGAAGAAAATGTGACACAGGCCGATTGTTTGATTATCGACTGTTACGGATTGCTGTCCTCCATTTACCGATATGGTGAGATTTCGTATATTGGGGGTGGTTTCGGAGTTGGAATTCATAATGTGCTGGAAGCGGCTGTATATGGTATTCCTGTGATATTCGGACCTAACAACAAGAAATTTCGCGAGGCGCAACATTTGTTGGAGCAGAAAGGCGGTTTTGAAGTGACTGGCTATGATGATTTTAAACGGCTGATGGACAAATTTTTGTCGGATAAGGCTTGCTTGCAACAAGCCGGGAAAGCTGCCGGAAATTATGTGAACCATAATGCCGGAGCATTAGAAAAGATAATGAAAGATATCACTCTCTGA
- a CDS encoding PL29 family lyase N-terminal domain-containing protein has protein sequence MNKKFLSAILFGALMVSSTGTFVSCKDYDDDIDRIDKELSEVKETIASLDSAIKAGKFVQSCNEVTGGYELVFTDGSKITIKNGTNGADGTTVIPEFRVEGNYWQVSTDKGATWVDVKDTEGNKVPARGQDGEAAGSNVSWVTVDGVEYIKIGDKVTDLKQNNEFPNIAVDAESKTVIVTIDGQNYTLLQEGSAFKGLQTVVYRKQAVDDYSDVCKAYDIYWQENEGSFNPDKDVLFASVPAYASFKVYPGDFSLNNAKFSFVDTYQVRSVAPALTYMEGSAKLENGILSLAILPNEGIGNNTYATSLDVTMYGQYTSASDYFTVSRTHASVKSIVNAFTSTNMKEDEYPAIINADGASYDGKSYGCFDYQGVYNVNDSIDAYISGAAKVWLKSTNISYTRVFRLLDQNEDYTFNGQPIKTRQGIFDFKDNVLSVKSTNQASAIDEYAAIEVTTTVKPQEEGVKEYEVRNVVFIKAVRPAVNPVFGTVALKPLDAKENFAFAYNSSKARIITLDVRNFEAAIEGRDVISNKNQEYCTFITLNKPVYDAGGKLLSYQSISDNCNQYYQNNNLSTNIPAKVTDLAKNLETVKNEAVLYYKNGGNNADKDSLFLILTPGADFVQFKNMSLLAGASSYYPGWGATEKMTNGVNTPYGVYNSFVNKLFKVSVDNFSVTYNFDCPIKDEYKSRTIIGTWTKTGGAYSKFIMESQEFDKMYNVVPEDATVEFELDYKKQNAYVQEMMKENNIEWTSTNQIAFTPRVDLAKVGTLKVDIYDATAGSAKRVLFATEDWKVEQPILEFSAIVDLKYNNPALATNDQIKIIDLINALGAADKKKWTELTLKDAVKNVLVKYNAATIAAEETIAETLYRKDAAGNAVAEATGLEISLDENEKDFTYDAATATLTWKGTPTGTVYTHDVNLNITYTHNWGVVTKTFKVTVTRKVQ, from the coding sequence ATGAACAAAAAGTTTTTAAGTGCAATCCTGTTCGGAGCCTTAATGGTTTCGTCAACAGGAACATTTGTGTCTTGTAAGGACTATGATGATGACATTGACCGCATCGACAAGGAATTGAGCGAAGTCAAGGAAACCATTGCAAGTCTTGACTCGGCAATTAAGGCAGGTAAATTCGTTCAGTCATGTAATGAGGTTACCGGTGGATATGAACTGGTTTTCACTGACGGTTCCAAAATTACTATCAAGAATGGTACTAATGGAGCAGATGGTACTACTGTTATCCCTGAATTCCGTGTGGAAGGCAATTACTGGCAGGTTAGCACAGACAAAGGTGCTACTTGGGTGGATGTGAAAGATACCGAAGGTAACAAAGTTCCGGCCAGAGGTCAGGATGGTGAAGCCGCTGGTTCAAACGTGTCTTGGGTGACAGTGGACGGTGTGGAATACATCAAGATCGGTGACAAAGTTACTGATTTGAAGCAGAACAATGAATTTCCTAACATTGCTGTAGATGCTGAAAGCAAGACTGTAATTGTGACTATCGACGGACAGAACTATACTTTGCTGCAGGAAGGTTCTGCATTCAAAGGGTTGCAGACTGTGGTTTACAGAAAACAGGCTGTTGATGATTATAGTGATGTTTGTAAGGCTTATGATATCTATTGGCAGGAAAATGAAGGAAGTTTTAACCCGGATAAGGATGTTTTGTTTGCATCTGTTCCTGCTTATGCTTCATTCAAGGTATATCCGGGTGATTTCTCATTGAATAATGCGAAATTCTCCTTTGTTGATACGTATCAGGTTCGTAGTGTTGCTCCTGCTTTGACCTATATGGAAGGTTCTGCAAAATTAGAAAACGGTATTTTGAGCCTTGCTATTTTACCGAATGAAGGTATTGGAAATAATACCTATGCAACCTCATTGGATGTAACTATGTATGGTCAATATACATCAGCTTCCGATTATTTCACGGTAAGTAGAACACATGCATCTGTAAAGAGCATTGTAAATGCTTTTACCTCTACTAATATGAAAGAAGATGAATACCCTGCAATAATCAATGCAGATGGTGCTTCTTATGATGGTAAATCTTATGGATGCTTTGACTATCAAGGTGTTTATAATGTAAATGATTCTATTGACGCTTACATTTCCGGAGCAGCAAAAGTATGGTTGAAGTCAACCAATATTTCATATACCAGAGTGTTCAGATTGTTGGATCAGAATGAGGATTATACATTTAATGGACAACCTATTAAAACTCGTCAGGGTATCTTTGATTTTAAAGATAATGTTTTGTCTGTAAAATCGACTAACCAGGCATCTGCTATTGATGAATATGCTGCAATAGAAGTGACTACTACAGTTAAACCACAGGAAGAAGGTGTTAAAGAATACGAGGTGAGAAATGTAGTATTCATCAAGGCTGTTCGTCCTGCTGTTAATCCTGTATTCGGAACCGTTGCTTTGAAACCGTTGGATGCTAAGGAAAACTTTGCATTTGCATACAATAGCTCAAAAGCTCGGATCATTACTTTGGATGTTCGTAACTTTGAGGCTGCTATTGAAGGTCGTGATGTTATTTCTAATAAAAATCAGGAATATTGCACATTCATTACATTGAACAAGCCTGTATATGATGCTGGTGGCAAGTTGTTAAGTTATCAATCAATATCTGATAACTGTAATCAATATTATCAAAATAACAATTTATCGACTAATATTCCTGCAAAAGTTACAGACTTGGCTAAAAATCTTGAAACGGTTAAAAATGAAGCTGTCTTGTATTATAAGAACGGTGGAAACAATGCTGACAAAGACTCTTTGTTCTTGATTTTGACACCGGGTGCTGACTTTGTACAGTTCAAGAATATGTCCTTGTTGGCTGGAGCTTCTTCTTATTATCCTGGTTGGGGAGCTACCGAGAAAATGACTAACGGAGTGAACACACCGTATGGTGTTTACAACAGCTTCGTAAACAAACTGTTCAAGGTTTCTGTAGATAACTTCTCTGTAACCTATAACTTTGATTGTCCTATCAAGGATGAATACAAGAGTCGTACTATTATCGGTACATGGACAAAAACTGGCGGTGCTTATAGCAAGTTCATCATGGAATCTCAAGAATTCGACAAGATGTACAATGTTGTTCCTGAAGATGCGACAGTTGAGTTTGAATTGGATTATAAGAAGCAGAATGCTTATGTTCAGGAAATGATGAAAGAAAATAACATTGAATGGACTAGCACTAATCAGATTGCCTTTACTCCGCGTGTAGATTTGGCTAAGGTTGGAACTTTGAAAGTTGATATCTATGATGCTACAGCTGGTTCTGCTAAGCGTGTATTGTTTGCAACTGAAGACTGGAAGGTGGAACAACCTATCTTAGAATTCTCTGCAATAGTAGACTTGAAGTATAATAATCCGGCATTGGCTACAAACGATCAGATTAAGATTATCGATTTGATTAATGCTTTAGGTGCAGCAGACAAGAAGAAATGGACTGAACTGACATTGAAAGATGCTGTTAAAAATGTATTGGTAAAATACAATGCCGCTACGATTGCTGCTGAAGAAACCATAGCTGAAACATTGTATAGAAAAGATGCTGCTGGTAATGCTGTTGCTGAAGCTACAGGATTGGAAATTTCTTTGGATGAGAATGAAAAAGACTTTACTTATGATGCAGCTACTGCAACTCTTACTTGGAAGGGAACTCCGACAGGTACAGTATATACTCATGATGTAAACTTGAACATTACTTATACTCATAACTGGGGTGTTGTAACCAAGACATTCAAGGTAACTGTAACAAGAAAAGTACAGTAA
- a CDS encoding NUDIX domain-containing protein has translation MKKMMDSTTAIITTTDNRVLLQKRDENPDIEYSGCYSLVSGYLEEEETPLDGIIRELKEEFEHKKSSKVHFSSITYLGSEYRADYDRWEYIHHTYLMDDAADIRILEGESFVLLDMDECLRLENLAPHHKLFLLKYRAGLCKIDVREQSKKMFDEITVRDLIKVESVGNVKNYSLLEAGTGFVIGEDTTLSASIPAVEAAKYIGFLQFVPKVLRGNHYHFRKVEYMLILQGRMQATFQKYDDSEAVIEEIWEKGDLVRTLPGCVHTLTALGESNVLTVEFSPQPYVARDVLMNDKK, from the coding sequence ATGAAAAAGATGATGGATTCGACTACTGCGATTATTACTACAACAGATAATAGAGTATTGTTGCAAAAAAGAGATGAGAATCCGGATATAGAGTACTCCGGATGTTATTCTCTTGTTTCTGGCTACCTTGAGGAGGAGGAAACCCCTCTAGACGGTATTATCAGAGAACTGAAGGAAGAATTTGAACACAAGAAATCCTCAAAGGTACATTTTAGTTCTATAACCTATCTGGGGTCTGAGTATAGAGCAGACTATGATAGATGGGAATATATTCATCATACTTATTTGATGGACGATGCAGCGGATATCCGTATTTTGGAAGGTGAATCTTTTGTCTTGCTGGATATGGATGAGTGTTTGAGATTGGAGAATCTTGCTCCTCATCATAAATTGTTTTTATTAAAATATCGTGCCGGATTATGTAAAATTGACGTGCGTGAGCAATCGAAAAAAATGTTTGATGAAATAACTGTCAGGGATTTGATAAAAGTGGAATCCGTAGGGAATGTGAAAAATTATAGCTTGCTGGAGGCGGGAACTGGTTTTGTAATTGGCGAGGATACTACTTTGAGTGCTTCAATTCCAGCGGTGGAAGCCGCTAAATATATAGGATTCTTGCAATTCGTCCCAAAGGTTCTCAGAGGTAATCATTATCATTTTAGAAAGGTGGAATATATGCTTATTTTACAGGGGCGTATGCAGGCTACTTTTCAGAAATATGATGATAGTGAGGCTGTAATAGAAGAGATTTGGGAAAAGGGGGATTTGGTAAGGACTTTACCGGGGTGCGTCCATACATTAACAGCTTTAGGAGAGTCGAATGTGTTGACTGTTGAGTTTTCTCCACAGCCTTATGTTGCGAGGGATGTGTTGATGAATGATAAAAAATAG
- a CDS encoding HD family phosphohydrolase, which produces MRSFKTSKRFSYKNLIYKSLIFIATVSVIVYFLPNEGKFNYQFDINKPWKYGLLQASFDFPIYKNDLQVQKEQDSILADYQPYFQIDKEAEKNVLSKLREDYNKTLRHSLPGTDYVRYIERTLKALYEDGIIAGNDLKRMEEDSIIAIRLVDKNVATSRFIDQLYTVKEAYEYLLNADTAHYKKKILQQCNLNDYITPNLVYDEEKSEAAQKDLLSNISWANGFVLNGQKIIDRGEIVDEQTYNILESLRKEWEKRSDSVQEKRLTLAGQILYVGIFLFCFMAYLELFRADYYERKGTLTLLFALIVFFPVLSSIMVEQNLSSIYVVPFAMIPIIVRVFLDSRTAFMAHVTIILLCSITLRFPHEFILLQVVAGMVAIYSLRELSQRSQLLRTALVVFISYALLYFAFELIHEDDLTKLNTRMYIYFMINGILLLFAYPLLFLLEKIFGFTSDVTLVELSNINNSLLREMSEVAPGTFQHSLQMANLAAAAANKIGGKSQLVRTGALYHDIGKMVNPAFFTENQSGVNPHKSLSYEQSAQVIISHITDGLKLAEKHNLPKVIKDFISTHHGRGLTKYFYISYKNEHPDEEVDQEKFRYPGPNPFTKEQAVLMMADSVEAASRSLPEYTEESISTLVDKIIDTQVSEGYFKECPITFKDIATVKALFKEKLKTMYHTRISYPELKK; this is translated from the coding sequence ATGAGAAGTTTCAAGACCAGCAAACGGTTTTCATATAAAAATTTGATTTATAAAAGCCTTATTTTCATTGCCACAGTATCGGTAATAGTCTACTTTTTGCCCAATGAAGGAAAGTTCAACTATCAATTTGATATAAACAAGCCTTGGAAATACGGACTGTTACAGGCATCTTTTGATTTTCCGATTTACAAAAACGATCTGCAAGTACAAAAGGAACAGGACAGCATCCTGGCAGACTATCAACCTTATTTCCAAATAGACAAGGAAGCCGAAAAAAATGTCCTTTCCAAATTAAGGGAGGATTACAACAAGACCTTACGCCATTCACTGCCGGGCACGGACTATGTGCGTTATATTGAACGCACATTAAAGGCACTGTATGAGGACGGAATCATTGCCGGAAATGACTTGAAGCGTATGGAGGAAGACAGCATCATTGCCATACGGCTGGTAGACAAGAATGTAGCTACGAGCCGTTTTATCGACCAATTGTACACCGTGAAGGAAGCCTATGAATATTTGCTGAATGCGGATACCGCCCACTACAAAAAGAAGATATTACAACAATGTAATCTGAATGATTACATTACACCTAATCTGGTTTATGATGAAGAAAAGTCCGAAGCCGCGCAAAAAGATCTGCTCTCTAATATTTCATGGGCAAACGGCTTTGTGCTGAACGGACAAAAGATTATTGACCGTGGAGAAATTGTTGATGAGCAAACTTACAATATATTGGAATCCTTACGCAAGGAATGGGAAAAACGCAGCGACTCGGTACAAGAGAAAAGACTGACATTGGCCGGACAAATATTATATGTAGGAATCTTCCTGTTCTGCTTCATGGCCTATCTGGAGTTGTTCCGGGCAGATTATTATGAACGAAAAGGAACACTCACCTTGCTATTTGCGCTGATTGTATTCTTCCCCGTCCTGTCTTCCATTATGGTGGAACAGAACTTGTCAAGTATTTACGTGGTTCCATTTGCCATGATTCCGATTATAGTCCGTGTTTTCCTTGACTCAAGAACGGCATTCATGGCACATGTCACTATCATTTTGCTTTGCTCCATCACTTTACGTTTTCCACATGAGTTTATATTGTTACAGGTAGTGGCAGGAATGGTGGCGATCTATAGTTTGAGAGAATTGTCCCAACGGTCGCAATTGTTACGGACGGCTTTGGTTGTATTTATCAGTTACGCTTTATTATATTTTGCTTTCGAGCTGATTCATGAAGATGATTTGACCAAGCTGAATACGCGCATGTACATCTATTTTATGATCAACGGTATTTTACTGCTGTTCGCCTATCCGTTACTATTCCTTTTAGAGAAAATATTCGGTTTTACTTCAGATGTGACTTTGGTGGAATTGTCAAATATCAACAATAGCTTGCTTCGGGAAATGTCCGAAGTAGCTCCGGGCACTTTCCAACACTCATTGCAGATGGCAAACCTGGCTGCGGCGGCGGCAAACAAGATTGGAGGTAAAAGCCAGCTGGTACGTACAGGAGCATTATATCATGATATCGGTAAAATGGTGAATCCGGCTTTTTTCACAGAAAACCAGTCGGGAGTCAACCCACACAAGAGTTTAAGTTATGAACAAAGCGCCCAGGTTATCATCAGTCATATTACCGACGGACTGAAACTGGCGGAGAAGCATAATCTGCCCAAAGTGATCAAAGACTTCATTAGTACCCATCATGGACGGGGACTGACGAAGTATTTCTACATTTCATATAAAAACGAACATCCTGACGAAGAAGTGGACCAGGAAAAGTTCCGCTACCCCGGTCCGAACCCGTTCACCAAAGAACAGGCCGTCCTGATGATGGCAGACTCTGTAGAAGCGGCTTCACGCAGCCTGCCGGAGTACACGGAAGAAAGCATCAGCACACTGGTAGATAAGATTATTGACACACAGGTATCTGAAGGGTATTTCAAAGAATGCCCTATTACGTTCAAGGATATAGCAACAGTTAAAGCGCTGTTTAAAGAAAAGCTGAAAACGATGTATCATACTCGTATCAGTTATCCGGAACTAAAGAAGTAA
- a CDS encoding low molecular weight protein-tyrosine-phosphatase, producing the protein MKRILFVCLGNICRSSSAEEVMRTLIKKEGLEHEIEVDSAGILSYHRGELPDSRMRMHASRRGYNLTHRSRPVCTEDFYHFDMIIGMDDRNIEDLMERAPDLETEKKIHRMTDYCRVKVADYVPDPYYGGAQGFENVLDILEDACAGLLTSLVPDN; encoded by the coding sequence ATGAAAAGAATACTTTTTGTCTGCCTTGGTAATATTTGCAGGTCTTCTTCGGCAGAAGAAGTGATGCGTACTCTCATAAAGAAAGAAGGACTGGAACACGAGATAGAGGTGGATTCTGCCGGAATCCTGAGTTATCATAGAGGGGAATTGCCCGACAGCCGTATGCGGATGCATGCTTCCCGTCGCGGTTACAATCTGACCCATCGTTCCCGTCCTGTCTGTACGGAGGATTTCTATCATTTTGATATGATCATTGGTATGGACGACCGTAATATAGAGGACTTGATGGAACGTGCCCCCGACCTGGAAACGGAAAAGAAAATCCATCGCATGACGGATTATTGTCGCGTCAAGGTGGCAGACTATGTTCCCGACCCTTACTATGGCGGTGCGCAAGGGTTCGAGAACGTGCTTGATATATTGGAAGATGCTTGTGCTGGATTACTTACTTCTTTAGTTCCGGATAACTGA
- a CDS encoding helix-turn-helix domain-containing protein, whose product MEYLFLRRKRTTATSERQKTLLFKAAERQWKEEFAGKGTDIRKVDCNIYKGILYQLEIRQVFLDTSLSLKKLSELLETNQTYLSNVVNKYFGCNLKELVNSYRVEYAKELLDSGRCTLNDLPCSCGFASKSAFYSAFSRIVGISPLSYQSRERRKRYLQVIN is encoded by the coding sequence ATGGAATATCTATTTCTGAGACGTAAACGCACGACCGCTACTTCCGAGCGGCAGAAAACTTTGCTTTTCAAGGCCGCCGAGCGGCAATGGAAAGAGGAGTTTGCCGGAAAGGGAACAGACATTCGCAAGGTGGATTGCAATATATATAAAGGTATATTGTACCAGCTTGAGATACGTCAGGTATTCCTTGACACCTCGCTTTCTCTGAAAAAACTGAGTGAACTGCTTGAAACGAACCAGACCTACCTGAGTAATGTAGTGAATAAGTATTTTGGTTGCAACTTGAAGGAACTTGTGAACAGCTATCGCGTGGAATATGCCAAAGAACTTCTTGATTCCGGTCGTTGCACATTGAATGACTTGCCCTGTAGTTGTGGTTTCGCCTCTAAAAGTGCTTTCTACTCGGCTTTCAGTCGTATTGTGGGCATATCACCTTTATCTTATCAGTCCAGGGAAAGGAGGAAACGGTATTTACAGGTGATAAACTAG
- the gltX gene encoding glutamate--tRNA ligase, giving the protein MSERKVRVRFAPSPTGALHIGGVRTALYNYLFARQHGGDLIFRIEDTDSNRFVPGAEEYIIESFKWLGINFDEGVSFGGNYGPYRQSERRDIYKKYVQVLLDSDKAYIAFDTPAELDAKRQEISNFQYDASTRMSMRNSLTLPKEEVDALIADGKQYVVRFKIEPNEDVHVHDIIRGEVVINSSILDDKVLYKSADELPTYHLANIVDDHLMEVSHVIRGEEWLPSAPLHVLLYRAFGWADTMPEFAHLPLLLKPDGNGKLSKRDGDRLGFPVFPLEWHDPKTGEVSSGYRESGYLPEAVINFLALLGWNPGNDQELMSLDELVKLFDLHRCSKAGAKFDFEKGKWFNHEYILKKSNEEVAGLFMPILKEHGIEVPMDKVVTVVGLMKDRVSFIKDLWETCKFFFVAPTEYDEKTRKKRWKEDSPERMLELADVLAALDDFSLENQEAVVMKWIEDKGYHLGNIMNAFRLTLVGEGKGPHMFDISAVLGKEETLRRIRRAVEVLK; this is encoded by the coding sequence ATGTCAGAAAGAAAAGTAAGAGTTCGTTTTGCTCCGAGCCCGACGGGAGCGTTGCATATCGGCGGTGTGCGCACAGCCTTGTATAACTATCTGTTTGCTCGCCAGCATGGTGGAGATTTAATTTTCCGTATAGAAGATACCGACTCAAATCGCTTTGTTCCGGGTGCGGAAGAATATATCATTGAGTCGTTTAAGTGGTTGGGGATAAACTTTGATGAAGGAGTCAGCTTTGGTGGTAACTACGGTCCCTACCGTCAGTCTGAACGTCGTGATATTTATAAGAAATATGTACAGGTGTTGCTTGACAGCGATAAGGCGTATATTGCTTTCGATACTCCGGCAGAGTTGGATGCCAAACGTCAGGAAATCTCTAATTTCCAGTACGATGCTTCTACCCGTATGTCTATGCGTAACTCTTTGACTCTGCCAAAAGAAGAAGTGGATGCACTGATTGCCGATGGGAAGCAATATGTGGTACGTTTCAAGATTGAACCGAATGAAGATGTACACGTACATGATATTATCCGTGGCGAGGTAGTGATCAATTCTTCCATTTTAGATGATAAAGTTTTATATAAATCGGCGGATGAACTGCCTACTTATCATTTGGCAAACATTGTGGACGACCATTTGATGGAAGTTTCCCATGTAATCCGTGGTGAGGAATGGTTGCCTTCCGCTCCGTTGCATGTCCTGCTGTACCGGGCTTTCGGCTGGGCGGATACCATGCCCGAGTTCGCACATCTTCCCTTGTTGTTGAAACCGGATGGTAACGGTAAACTGAGCAAGCGTGATGGTGACCGTCTTGGCTTCCCTGTTTTCCCGTTGGAATGGCACGACCCCAAAACCGGTGAGGTGTCTTCCGGTTATCGTGAGTCGGGTTACCTGCCCGAAGCTGTTATCAATTTCCTTGCCCTGTTGGGATGGAATCCGGGCAATGACCAGGAACTGATGTCTTTGGATGAACTGGTGAAGCTTTTCGACCTGCACCGTTGCAGCAAAGCCGGAGCGAAATTCGACTTTGAAAAAGGAAAATGGTTTAACCATGAATATATATTGAAGAAAAGCAATGAGGAAGTAGCCGGGCTTTTCATGCCGATCTTGAAAGAGCACGGCATTGAAGTTCCTATGGATAAAGTAGTGACCGTGGTAGGTTTGATGAAAGATCGTGTAAGTTTTATCAAGGATTTGTGGGAAACTTGCAAATTCTTCTTCGTCGCTCCTACGGAATATGATGAGAAGACCCGTAAAAAACGTTGGAAAGAGGACTCTCCCGAACGTATGCTGGAGTTGGCGGACGTGTTGGCGGCTTTGGACGACTTCTCGCTGGAGAACCAGGAAGCTGTGGTCATGAAATGGATAGAAGATAAAGGTTATCACTTGGGTAATATAATGAATGCTTTCCGTTTAACCTTGGTAGGTGAGGGTAAAGGCCCGCATATGTTTGATATTTCAGCCGTTTTAGGGAAAGAAGAAACATTGCGACGCATTCGTCGGGCTGTGGAAGTGCTCAAGTAA
- a CDS encoding phosphatase → MKIELDVHTHTIASGHAFSTLQEMAQAAAGKGLKVLGITEHSPGIPGTCHPIYFRNLHVVPRRMYGVELLLGAEINILDGKGNLDLDEDYMKMLDIRIAGIHSLCYEYGTIEENTHGMVQAISNPFIHIISHPGDGTAALHFEPMVLAAKEHHTLLEINNSSLKPTRNKPDARENNLTILRLCKKYEVPVILGSDAHISFDIARYDNLYELLQLTGFPEELIMNRDVKSFKEYLHL, encoded by the coding sequence ATGAAGATAGAATTAGACGTACATACCCATACCATTGCCAGCGGGCATGCATTCAGTACTTTACAAGAAATGGCGCAAGCTGCCGCCGGTAAGGGATTGAAAGTTTTAGGGATAACGGAACATTCGCCCGGTATTCCCGGTACTTGCCATCCTATTTATTTTAGAAACTTGCATGTGGTTCCCCGCCGGATGTATGGGGTGGAGCTGTTGCTGGGGGCTGAGATTAATATTCTGGATGGTAAAGGAAACCTCGATTTGGACGAGGACTATATGAAGATGCTTGATATCCGTATCGCGGGTATCCACTCTTTGTGTTATGAATATGGAACGATAGAAGAAAACACTCATGGAATGGTGCAGGCTATCAGTAATCCTTTTATTCATATTATCAGTCACCCCGGAGACGGTACGGCAGCGTTGCATTTTGAACCGATGGTATTGGCAGCCAAAGAACACCATACTTTATTGGAAATAAATAACAGTTCTTTAAAGCCCACCCGTAACAAGCCCGATGCCCGTGAGAACAACCTCACCATTCTCCGTTTATGCAAGAAATATGAAGTTCCGGTCATCTTGGGAAGTGACGCGCATATTTCGTTTGATATAGCCCGTTACGATAATTTGTATGAATTGTTGCAGCTTACCGGGTTTCCTGAAGAGCTGATCATGAACCGTGATGTGAAATCATTTAAAGAATATCTCCATTTGTAG